A window of the Lysinibacillus irui genome harbors these coding sequences:
- a CDS encoding alpha/beta hydrolase yields the protein MKKKMLLFSGITTTLAAAATGLFGFALSNKLMYIQQKDPEFVRERETTAKRFDEAWYNNNLKCELNIDSPNGYTIRGIMFQPLETNNTIIICHGVTENKINSVKYARLFERLGYNSVIFDHRRHGESGGKTTSYGYYEKNDLDAVVKTVKAMIGEDAILGIHGESMGAATMLLYAGTVEDGADFYISDCAFSDFSMLLKQIAKTEFKYGSIIPIRFADFFVRLRDGYSFKSVTPAEAVTHIEKPILFIHSIPDTFIPASMSLDLYNKKVGPKKLKLFDTGAHAQSFNENMDEYEDLIHDFLESFIYQKINRDSSSSNVIPFHF from the coding sequence ATGAAAAAGAAGATGCTTTTATTTTCTGGTATTACGACAACGCTAGCCGCGGCTGCAACAGGTTTGTTCGGCTTCGCGCTTTCCAATAAATTAATGTATATACAGCAAAAAGATCCTGAATTTGTTCGCGAACGTGAAACGACAGCTAAGCGCTTTGACGAAGCTTGGTATAATAATAATTTGAAGTGTGAACTCAATATTGATTCTCCAAATGGTTACACCATTCGCGGCATTATGTTTCAACCTTTGGAAACCAATAACACCATTATCATTTGTCATGGTGTTACGGAAAATAAAATAAATTCCGTAAAATACGCGCGATTATTTGAAAGACTTGGCTATAATTCAGTTATTTTTGACCACCGTCGCCACGGTGAATCTGGAGGCAAAACTACGAGTTACGGCTATTATGAGAAAAACGATCTGGATGCGGTTGTGAAAACAGTCAAGGCGATGATTGGTGAGGATGCTATTCTTGGTATTCATGGTGAATCCATGGGTGCTGCAACTATGCTACTGTATGCTGGGACAGTAGAAGATGGTGCTGATTTTTACATTTCCGATTGTGCGTTCTCTGACTTTTCGATGCTTCTCAAGCAAATCGCCAAAACAGAATTTAAATACGGTTCCATTATACCCATCCGTTTTGCCGATTTCTTCGTTCGCCTAAGAGATGGCTACTCTTTTAAAAGTGTCACACCTGCTGAAGCAGTTACCCATATTGAAAAGCCAATACTTTTTATCCATAGTATTCCAGATACATTTATTCCAGCCTCTATGTCACTTGATTTATACAATAAAAAAGTAGGTCCAAAAAAATTAAAACTCTTTGATACAGGTGCACATGCACAGTCCTTTAATGAAAATATGGATGAATATGAAGATTTAATTCATGATTTTTTAGAAAGTTTTATTTACCAAAAAATAAATCGAGATTCTTCCTCCTCCAACGTCATACCTTTCCATTTTTAG
- a CDS encoding lmo0954 family membrane protein, with the protein MRKFLLLTGGVIAACVALALIGPLAGLLFSGLFVALGMHFYIASKSTFGKIFWFTVGLIGVLSAVSNIPAMIGLAAIAIIYVIYKKWNGEDVKIPTIEGKKEEDPFTNFEKEWSNLTK; encoded by the coding sequence ATGAGAAAATTTCTTTTATTAACTGGAGGCGTCATCGCAGCATGTGTTGCACTTGCCTTAATCGGACCACTTGCAGGCTTACTATTCTCCGGATTATTTGTAGCACTGGGCATGCATTTCTACATCGCTAGCAAATCCACATTCGGGAAAATTTTCTGGTTTACGGTTGGTCTAATCGGAGTCCTATCTGCAGTTTCTAACATTCCAGCCATGATCGGTCTTGCAGCAATCGCTATTATCTACGTCATCTATAAAAAATGGAATGGCGAAGATGTAAAAATCCCTACAATTGAAGGGAAAAAAGAAGAAGATCCATTTACAAACTTTGAAAAAGAATGGTCAAATCTAACAAAATAA
- the liaF gene encoding cell wall-active antibiotics response protein LiaF, translated as MQNFTTNKLTFWVLCFFLLVFVELTIFNNGGAFCLLIGAVLLYLSFSKKVRFFKWTGIFFIAVALFTMWSLRLFIVIMLLYMLYQYLQRENEPKVVGAELFEKLPATKNDLIGTIPAPTEAYKWQDVQIQRLAGDITIDTTQTILPAGTSLITIRQGIGKVQIYIPYEIPFRLHYTTLFGELTCLHVGPQRILNESVSFSDGNPEDAKRILIIHVATWLGDLEVLRK; from the coding sequence TTGCAAAATTTCACAACTAATAAGCTCACATTTTGGGTACTATGCTTCTTTTTACTCGTTTTTGTAGAGCTCACTATTTTTAATAATGGTGGCGCCTTCTGTTTATTGATTGGGGCAGTACTTCTCTATTTAAGTTTTTCCAAAAAAGTACGTTTTTTCAAATGGACAGGAATTTTCTTTATTGCGGTTGCTCTGTTTACTATGTGGAGCTTACGTTTATTCATTGTAATCATGCTCTTATATATGCTCTATCAATACTTACAACGAGAAAACGAGCCAAAAGTGGTTGGTGCAGAGCTATTTGAAAAACTCCCTGCGACTAAAAATGACTTAATCGGTACAATACCTGCTCCTACGGAAGCGTATAAATGGCAAGATGTCCAAATTCAACGCCTTGCAGGAGATATAACTATTGATACAACACAAACCATTTTACCTGCTGGTACTAGTCTTATTACGATTCGGCAAGGTATCGGCAAAGTTCAGATCTATATTCCATATGAAATCCCTTTCCGTTTACACTATACAACATTATTTGGTGAGCTTACATGCTTACATGTAGGGCCACAACGTATATTAAATGAAAGTGTTAGCTTCTCCGATGGCAACCCTGAGGATGCAAAACGTATTTTGATTATTCATGTCGCAACATGGCTTGGAGATTTGGAGGTGCTACGCAAATGA
- a CDS encoding PspA/IM30 family protein: MNLFQRFRYTVEADIHHLFDKKEQKNPIAMLNQYIREAEKQTEQTGKLLERQGQLKEKLEQEFKENAELLAKRESQLALATTSGEQDLIDFATDEVTAYTARNHTLQASIEASTREYFELERKFETMKHKIKDMKVRQLQLMGKENVTRAHHQMDGMIAKNNKTNFEDLEAYIDKLAYQIDKDHEVTTFEARLAELEKKAAEESSPLLIENK, translated from the coding sequence ATGAATTTATTTCAACGTTTTAGATATACAGTAGAGGCGGACATACATCACCTATTTGATAAAAAGGAACAAAAAAATCCAATTGCGATGTTAAACCAGTACATTCGCGAGGCAGAAAAACAAACAGAACAAACAGGTAAATTATTAGAACGTCAAGGGCAATTAAAGGAAAAATTGGAGCAAGAATTTAAAGAGAACGCTGAATTACTCGCAAAACGTGAATCTCAATTGGCGTTAGCAACAACTAGCGGAGAGCAAGATTTAATTGATTTCGCAACAGATGAAGTAACAGCTTACACAGCGCGAAACCATACATTACAAGCAAGTATTGAGGCGAGTACACGAGAATACTTCGAGCTTGAGCGCAAATTCGAAACAATGAAACATAAAATTAAAGACATGAAAGTACGTCAATTACAGTTGATGGGGAAAGAAAACGTAACACGTGCTCATCATCAAATGGACGGTATGATTGCCAAAAACAATAAAACAAATTTTGAAGATTTAGAAGCCTATATTGATAAATTAGCTTACCAAATCGACAAAGATCATGAGGTTACAACTTTTGAGGCAAGATTGGCAGAATTAGAAAAAAAAGCAGCCGAAGAAAGCTCACCACTGCTAATTGAAAATAAATAA
- the sirA gene encoding sporulation inhibitor of replication protein SirA gives MRTYSIYKIKEEHLTFIFGRERKLLEMMQGCEDANEKSLKELAYICESVRFEEIAAMLEHQLDSKYAHLERARNALFLEHPIKGKMAIYLVDRKICVYCEGSRMLDLDLFQMLAKMSERFIAFNKQDNECGWLKPMKYTMH, from the coding sequence TTGAGAACCTATTCTATATATAAAATAAAAGAAGAGCATTTAACGTTTATTTTTGGCAGAGAGCGTAAGTTGTTGGAAATGATGCAAGGCTGTGAAGACGCCAATGAGAAATCCTTAAAAGAGCTTGCCTATATATGCGAATCCGTTCGTTTTGAAGAAATTGCAGCAATGTTGGAGCATCAACTTGATTCTAAATATGCCCATTTAGAAAGAGCTCGCAATGCTTTGTTTTTAGAACATCCTATAAAAGGCAAAATGGCTATTTATTTAGTCGATCGTAAAATTTGCGTTTATTGCGAAGGTTCGCGAATGCTAGATTTAGATCTATTTCAAATGCTTGCTAAAATGAGTGAACGGTTTATTGCTTTTAATAAACAGGATAATGAGTGTGGGTGGTTAAAGCCGATGAAGTATACAATGCACTAG
- a CDS encoding S-ribosylhomocysteine lyase codes for MEREKTNVESFDLDHTKVKAPYVRLAGVKTGKNGDEVYKYDIRFKQPNKEHMEMPALHSLEHLSADIIRNYSDHIVDFSPMGCQTGFYVSLINHNDYEDLLSILEKTFTDVTKATAVPACNEVQCGWAASHSLEGAQALAKEFLAKRDEWHIVFAE; via the coding sequence ATGGAACGTGAAAAGACAAATGTAGAAAGTTTTGATCTGGATCATACGAAAGTAAAAGCACCGTATGTTCGTTTAGCAGGTGTTAAAACTGGGAAAAATGGCGATGAAGTGTACAAATACGATATACGCTTTAAACAGCCCAATAAAGAGCACATGGAAATGCCAGCCTTACATTCTTTAGAGCATTTATCAGCTGATATTATCCGCAATTACTCTGATCATATTGTTGATTTCAGTCCAATGGGTTGCCAAACAGGCTTCTATGTATCACTTATTAATCACAATGATTATGAAGATTTATTATCTATTTTGGAAAAAACCTTTACAGATGTGACGAAAGCAACAGCAGTGCCTGCATGCAATGAGGTGCAATGTGGATGGGCGGCGAGCCATAGCTTGGAAGGGGCACAAGCCTTAGCGAAAGAATTTTTAGCAAAACGTGATGAATGGCATATCGTTTTTGCGGAATAA
- a CDS encoding YneF family protein — protein sequence MPTWGWIIIVIIALAAGAALGFYFARQAMMKYLKENPPINEQMIRMMMAQMGRTPSEKQVRQMMAQMNKFQK from the coding sequence ATGCCTACATGGGGCTGGATTATTATCGTAATTATCGCATTAGCAGCGGGCGCGGCACTTGGTTTCTATTTCGCTCGTCAAGCTATGATGAAATATTTAAAAGAAAACCCACCTATTAATGAGCAAATGATTCGAATGATGATGGCACAAATGGGTCGTACGCCGTCTGAAAAGCAAGTACGTCAAATGATGGCACAAATGAATAAATTCCAAAAGTAA